One window from the genome of Dyadobacter sp. CECT 9275 encodes:
- a CDS encoding response regulator, whose translation MNSSNALRILVVEDDELTAWAIEEALIAAGYNVCSKARDYETAIRVRKQESPDLALIDIRLNGQLDGIALAKELTDIEWIPLIYLTANTEMETYNRARKTSPAAFLHKPFRPRELSMQIDLALDNFYKWRIPAGKRPPEDVFVWHDKAYVRVNTGQIMLINASGGYSELILTNEEFARIAPGSVHQGVLLSVPFKNVLFYLNDNFYRASRSICINLKHVDRVESDRVFLGQHEVLLPVGKHKELLERLPVIRSRR comes from the coding sequence ATGAATTCAAGCAACGCATTAAGGATTTTGGTTGTCGAAGACGATGAGCTGACTGCATGGGCCATTGAAGAAGCGCTGATAGCAGCTGGTTATAATGTCTGCAGTAAAGCGCGCGATTATGAGACAGCGATCCGGGTTAGAAAACAGGAGTCGCCTGATCTGGCTCTTATTGACATCAGGCTGAATGGTCAACTTGACGGCATTGCCTTGGCAAAGGAACTGACGGATATCGAATGGATCCCTTTGATTTATCTGACCGCTAACACCGAAATGGAAACTTATAATCGTGCCCGCAAGACCAGTCCAGCTGCTTTTTTGCACAAACCTTTCAGGCCGCGGGAGTTGTCCATGCAGATCGATCTTGCGCTGGATAATTTTTATAAGTGGAGAATTCCAGCGGGCAAAAGACCACCTGAAGATGTATTTGTCTGGCATGACAAGGCGTATGTACGGGTCAATACAGGACAGATTATGCTGATCAATGCCAGCGGTGGATACAGTGAGCTAATTTTAACCAACGAGGAGTTTGCCAGGATCGCGCCAGGAAGTGTTCATCAAGGGGTGCTTTTATCTGTACCTTTTAAAAATGTGTTGTTCTATTTAAACGATAATTTTTACCGGGCTTCTCGTTCTATTTGTATCAACTTGAAACATGTTGACCGGGTAGAATCGGACCGGGTTTTTCTTGGGCAGCACGAGGTACTTTTACCGGTAGGTAAGCATAAGGAACTACTTGAACGGTTGCCTGTGATACGATCCCGCAGGTGA
- a CDS encoding type IV secretory system conjugative DNA transfer family protein, with product MNNFDLDRSLIELASREGNSRWTIRSAVEGTQIFGGIGSGKTSGSGRMIAIKYLKAGFGGLVLTVKPDEKEMWQQLCRISGRSNDLVIIEPGGEHYFNFLDYESGPKIRGAALTENIVQVLKTVIRAGEEQSAGKSDDPFWEKALDMLIFNVIDLCQLAYEKLSVQSMYDIATAIPKINEDGTMRYTGEESNAYYQAITAAKDNIVSKMDHWYSSKSFEERSAIDAGQSFEAAFFEKVPQARLYKFVEQFFSDNFIPLSEKTRSIIDFTFSGFLFRLLRDPVYTLFCDKKSTVTPQDSLNGKIILIDLPIKIYHKVGRDCQILFKYIWQRAMEQRDVRLNDRPVFLWADEAQNFIHEHDADFQATARSSRVATVYISQNLPNYYACMGGSKAEFKVKSFLGTLATKIFHANADIETNRYGSELIGDTFFEDQSESVTYAQNFSQTRGKSLKLERAVRQEEFVSLKTGGPANKYYVEGYFHRQGDLLFQGRNYTKMSFNQNYNPL from the coding sequence ATGAATAACTTCGACCTTGACAGATCACTGATAGAACTGGCTTCCCGTGAGGGAAACTCCCGCTGGACCATACGCAGCGCGGTAGAAGGCACGCAGATTTTCGGCGGTATCGGATCAGGTAAAACATCGGGTTCAGGAAGGATGATCGCCATCAAATATCTCAAAGCCGGTTTCGGTGGTTTGGTGCTGACTGTAAAGCCAGATGAAAAAGAAATGTGGCAGCAGTTATGCCGTATCAGCGGGCGAAGCAATGACCTTGTCATCATAGAACCTGGAGGTGAGCACTATTTCAACTTTCTGGATTACGAGTCCGGTCCCAAAATTCGTGGGGCCGCTCTTACCGAAAACATTGTCCAGGTACTCAAAACGGTCATCCGCGCGGGTGAAGAGCAAAGTGCAGGCAAGTCTGACGACCCGTTCTGGGAAAAGGCGCTGGACATGCTCATCTTCAACGTGATCGATCTATGCCAACTTGCCTATGAGAAGCTATCGGTTCAAAGCATGTATGACATCGCGACTGCGATCCCCAAAATCAATGAAGACGGCACCATGCGTTATACGGGCGAGGAAAGTAATGCCTATTACCAGGCGATCACGGCTGCAAAGGACAACATCGTCAGTAAAATGGATCACTGGTACAGCTCAAAGTCTTTTGAGGAGCGTAGCGCGATAGATGCCGGGCAAAGTTTTGAAGCAGCTTTCTTCGAAAAAGTCCCGCAAGCCCGGCTTTACAAATTCGTTGAGCAGTTTTTCTCCGACAACTTTATTCCATTGAGCGAAAAAACACGCTCGATCATCGATTTTACATTTTCGGGCTTTCTATTCCGGCTGCTTCGTGATCCGGTCTACACCTTGTTCTGTGATAAGAAATCCACTGTAACACCTCAGGACAGTCTGAACGGCAAGATCATCTTGATCGATCTGCCCATTAAGATCTACCACAAGGTCGGACGCGACTGCCAGATCCTTTTCAAATACATCTGGCAAAGGGCCATGGAGCAGCGCGATGTCAGGTTGAATGACCGACCGGTATTCCTGTGGGCCGATGAAGCCCAGAATTTTATCCACGAGCATGACGCTGATTTTCAGGCGACCGCCCGTTCAAGCCGGGTGGCAACGGTCTACATCTCGCAGAACCTTCCCAACTATTATGCCTGTATGGGTGGGTCAAAAGCCGAATTCAAAGTCAAATCATTCCTTGGAACACTTGCCACCAAGATCTTTCACGCCAATGCCGATATAGAAACCAACCGGTACGGTTCAGAATTGATCGGTGATACTTTCTTTGAAGACCAATCTGAAAGTGTCACTTACGCACAAAATTTTTCACAAACCCGCGGAAAGTCTCTCAAACTCGAACGCGCTGTCAGACAGGAAGAGTTTGTGAGCTTAAAAACCGGCGGGCCTGCCAACAAATACTATGTAGAGGGATATTTCCACCGGCAGGGCGATTTGCTGTTCCAAGGACGCAACTATACCAAAATGAGCTTCAATCAGAATTATAATCCCCTCTAA
- the istB gene encoding IS21-like element helper ATPase IstB — protein sequence MNTNTLEKLRKLKFYGMFHAFKSSLESGKTNDYTADELLAHLVDAEWDDRNNRRVERQILYARFRYKAMVENIHYHADRSIDRNQIMRLAECSFIGRNENLLITGSTGIGKSYVASAIGHQACILGYRVMYASTPKLFAKLKMAKADGSYIKEITKIERQQLLILDDFGIQPFDAQSRAALMEIIEDRHGKTSLIITSQLPVSKWHEVIGEKTIADAILDRIVHDAHRVELKGESMRRKRKTELETSYE from the coding sequence ATGAACACAAACACTTTGGAAAAGTTACGCAAGCTAAAATTTTACGGCATGTTCCATGCCTTTAAAAGTAGCCTGGAAAGTGGAAAGACTAATGATTACACGGCGGATGAGCTTTTAGCTCATCTAGTTGACGCTGAATGGGATGACAGAAATAACCGTCGGGTCGAACGCCAGATCTTGTACGCACGGTTCCGCTATAAGGCCATGGTCGAAAATATCCACTATCATGCTGATAGAAGTATTGACCGTAATCAGATCATGCGCCTAGCAGAATGCTCCTTTATTGGCCGAAATGAAAACCTACTGATCACAGGCAGTACCGGAATCGGTAAAAGCTATGTAGCATCTGCGATTGGTCATCAGGCATGTATACTTGGCTACCGCGTAATGTATGCCAGTACTCCCAAATTGTTTGCCAAACTCAAAATGGCCAAGGCGGATGGATCCTATATCAAAGAAATTACAAAAATAGAACGGCAACAACTTCTTATCCTGGACGACTTTGGTATCCAGCCGTTCGATGCCCAGAGCCGGGCAGCACTGATGGAAATCATAGAAGACAGGCACGGAAAAACATCCCTGATAATTACTTCTCAGTTGCCTGTTAGCAAATGGCATGAAGTAATAGGAGAAAAAACCATTGCTGATGCCATTTTAGATCGTATAGTACATGATGCACACCGGGTTGAATTAAAGGGGGAATCAATGAGAAGAAAACGAAAAACGGAGCTCGAAACCAGCTACGAATAA
- a CDS encoding aldo/keto reductase, whose protein sequence is METVKLNNGVEMPILGFGVFQVPDLAECERSVLDAIDTGYRLIDTAAAYQNEEAVGNAIKKSGLAREELFITTKLWIQSNGYQDTKKAFEVSLKKLQLDYLDLYLIHQPFGDVYGAWRAMEELYKEGKIRAIGVSNFQPDRLIDLIIHNEIVPAVNQIETHPFHQQIQTQQFLEENNVQIQSWGPFAEGKNGLFENELLASIGQKYNKTIAQVVVCWLTQRGVIAIPKSVRKERIAENLNIFDFQLSAQDMDAIKSLDTNASSFFDHRDPNMVKWLGERKLDDK, encoded by the coding sequence ATGGAAACAGTAAAATTAAATAACGGCGTAGAAATGCCAATTCTGGGGTTCGGGGTTTTTCAAGTACCGGACCTGGCAGAATGTGAGAGAAGTGTATTGGATGCGATCGATACAGGTTACCGTCTGATTGATACGGCAGCAGCCTACCAGAACGAAGAAGCCGTAGGGAATGCAATAAAGAAAAGTGGCCTTGCCAGGGAAGAGCTTTTTATCACTACCAAGCTCTGGATACAATCCAACGGGTACCAGGATACCAAAAAGGCATTTGAAGTATCGCTGAAAAAGTTACAGCTGGACTACCTGGACTTGTATTTGATCCACCAGCCATTTGGCGATGTGTATGGAGCGTGGCGGGCTATGGAAGAACTATACAAGGAAGGTAAAATCAGGGCGATTGGTGTAAGTAACTTCCAACCTGACAGGCTCATTGACCTGATCATCCATAACGAGATTGTCCCGGCAGTCAACCAGATTGAAACGCATCCTTTTCACCAGCAGATCCAGACACAACAGTTCCTGGAAGAAAACAATGTGCAGATCCAGTCCTGGGGCCCATTTGCGGAAGGCAAAAACGGCTTATTTGAAAATGAGCTTCTAGCCTCAATCGGTCAAAAATATAACAAAACAATCGCGCAGGTAGTCGTCTGTTGGCTCACGCAGCGGGGGGTGATTGCAATTCCGAAATCAGTCCGTAAAGAAAGAATTGCAGAGAACCTGAACATTTTTGATTTCCAGCTGAGCGCGCAAGATATGGACGCGATCAAATCTCTGGATACCAATGCGAGTAGCTTTTTCGATCACCGTGATCCCAATATGGTGAAATGGCTAGGTGAAAG
- a CDS encoding helix-turn-helix domain-containing protein codes for MQVICLEESAFYELVEQVVARLTEKHKQHAEKWVAQDEAMNLLNIKSRTTLQKLRDEGQLRFSQPQKKIILYDRDSIEQYLNKHARNTF; via the coding sequence ATGCAAGTCATCTGCCTTGAAGAATCCGCGTTCTATGAACTGGTCGAACAGGTCGTCGCACGGTTAACGGAAAAGCACAAGCAGCATGCAGAAAAATGGGTGGCACAGGATGAAGCGATGAACCTTCTCAATATTAAATCCAGAACCACCTTACAGAAACTCAGGGATGAAGGCCAGCTTCGCTTCTCTCAGCCCCAAAAGAAGATTATTCTCTACGACAGAGATTCCATTGAACAATATCTGAACAAACACGCCCGTAATACATTTTAG
- a CDS encoding sensor histidine kinase — protein MDRKQGRLYSHAWFAVMILTAGYFIDTAHTKASTELPILQDVTSASSKRLAQKTKEYNEALASGDSLKIAEQGYQLGKAYMVVGDHLAAQKYFMQALRIWEPRKGWESMSKIHLRLAEYHFRLKHHKEVFSNASLAMHYAKLSGVRHSLMGADISMAGAYGLRYKMQTNHKRDLDSSHYYYDQALELALSLGNPGDIANVYSLYGPRINDLNHTRYISNLKKAEAIFTREKVTSMIVTTRLSLADAYLDTHHPTLAKNWLREAKQVMDTSSFENFELRGNILKSTANLYEQMSDHKQALAYYKEYHNLAAKALTEDREGAISRLSVEYETEKKAATLASQQKELSLQAQNLKSQKWLTRLAMILSLSAIGFGGVFYWLYRKYRRTSDQNQLLVAEQNHRVKNNLQQITSLLSLQSNRMQDSVGKQVLEESLLRIHAVSLVHQRLYDGSQPVQVDLEEYIPRLAASVFKIFGMESFRPNYLVEKIWLHADKAASFGLILNEMMTNACKYALSHQQEPSLIISCVQQGKSIVFEMKDNGPGFSYESVKKGFGLQLIAVLAGRLKAQLSADKKGNHFTLVFEP, from the coding sequence ATGGATAGAAAACAAGGCAGGCTGTATAGCCATGCATGGTTTGCCGTGATGATATTAACCGCTGGTTATTTCATTGATACAGCCCATACAAAAGCCTCAACGGAATTACCCATTTTACAAGATGTCACTTCAGCTTCTAGCAAAAGGCTTGCTCAAAAGACCAAGGAATACAATGAGGCGCTTGCAAGCGGGGATTCGTTGAAGATTGCCGAACAAGGCTACCAGTTGGGAAAAGCTTATATGGTAGTGGGGGATCACCTAGCTGCCCAAAAATACTTCATGCAGGCACTTCGGATTTGGGAGCCACGTAAAGGGTGGGAAAGTATGAGCAAGATACATTTACGGTTGGCAGAATATCATTTTCGTCTTAAACACCACAAGGAGGTATTCTCAAATGCCTCCTTGGCAATGCATTATGCAAAACTGAGTGGTGTGCGTCACAGTTTGATGGGCGCTGATATTTCGATGGCTGGAGCTTACGGGCTTAGATATAAAATGCAGACCAATCATAAACGTGATTTAGACAGTTCTCACTATTATTATGACCAGGCGTTGGAGCTAGCATTGAGCTTAGGGAATCCAGGCGACATAGCCAATGTCTACTCGCTGTACGGGCCTCGCATAAATGATTTGAACCACACCAGGTATATTTCCAATCTGAAGAAGGCGGAAGCAATCTTCACTCGAGAAAAAGTAACATCCATGATTGTCACAACTCGCTTAAGTTTGGCTGATGCCTATCTTGATACACATCATCCAACACTCGCCAAAAATTGGTTGAGAGAGGCTAAACAAGTCATGGATACTTCCAGCTTTGAGAATTTTGAGTTAAGAGGCAACATACTCAAGTCCACTGCTAATCTTTATGAACAAATGTCGGATCATAAACAAGCACTGGCCTATTACAAAGAATATCATAATCTGGCAGCAAAAGCACTGACTGAGGATCGGGAGGGTGCGATATCGCGTCTTTCGGTCGAATATGAAACCGAAAAGAAGGCTGCAACGCTTGCTTCCCAACAGAAAGAGTTGTCACTTCAAGCACAAAACCTGAAATCTCAAAAATGGCTGACCCGGCTCGCTATGATACTGAGCCTTTCGGCGATAGGTTTTGGCGGGGTATTTTACTGGCTCTACCGAAAGTACCGCCGCACCAGTGATCAGAATCAGCTATTGGTAGCAGAACAAAACCACCGGGTAAAAAATAATCTTCAACAAATTACCAGCCTGCTATCACTACAATCTAACCGGATGCAGGACAGTGTAGGTAAGCAGGTACTGGAAGAAAGTTTACTGCGTATTCATGCGGTGTCATTGGTCCATCAACGGCTTTATGATGGCAGCCAGCCCGTCCAGGTTGATTTGGAGGAGTACATCCCCCGGCTAGCTGCCAGCGTATTTAAGATTTTTGGAATGGAGTCATTCCGTCCAAACTATCTGGTAGAGAAAATATGGCTGCATGCAGATAAAGCAGCATCATTTGGGTTGATCCTTAACGAGATGATGACCAATGCCTGCAAATATGCGCTCTCTCATCAGCAAGAGCCCAGTTTGATAATCTCATGTGTACAGCAAGGCAAAAGCATTGTCTTTGAAATGAAAGATAACGGGCCCGGGTTCAGCTATGAGTCAGTAAAGAAAGGTTTTGGGCTGCAACTGATTGCTGTTTTGGCGGGCCGGTTAAAAGCTCAGTTATCTGCCGATAAAAAAGGTAACCATTTTACCTTGGTATTTGAACCATAA
- a CDS encoding carboxylesterase/lipase family protein, translating to MRKILTGLTFILSFSLQAQQTSTNTDASASPSVQTSAGTLRGLTEADVDVFKGIPYATAPVGEFRWRAPQPFPAWQGVKDAIKFCADCAQAGWPRQAGKIRENTSEDCLFLNIWKPSAAKPGAKLPVMVWIYGGGFVGGGSSYPETFGTQFAKQGVILVNFNYRLGRLGHFAFPALSAEHPNEPKGSYAYMDQIAALKWVQQNIAAFGGDPKNVTIFGESAGGVSVHSLLTIPSAKGLFQKAIIESGGGRDGVLSSRPISKENADKYYPVSAETIGVNFAAKHDIQGKDAEALAKLRSLSVEDIVDNGQESNGQGGALIYAGPILDGKLVVETFESAYKAGRQIRVPIIIGSNSAEVPAGFVNAKSKDELLAQFEPVRKEMVIAYDPDGKADFAQMLSMVNTDKVWAKPARFTASAVTAKGDKAYVYLFSYVAAAMQQRMRFGAGHASEIAYVFGNLMERNGATIAPTDKQVATMMNTYWANFAKTSDPNGKGLPKWPVYDPGKNEIIEFRSDGSAMGGPDPKKARLDVMQKAAKK from the coding sequence ATGAGAAAGATACTTACAGGTTTAACTTTCATTTTAAGTTTCAGTTTGCAGGCCCAGCAAACATCAACCAATACGGATGCCAGCGCAAGTCCTTCGGTCCAGACAAGCGCTGGAACTTTACGGGGGCTTACAGAAGCAGACGTTGATGTTTTTAAAGGAATACCCTATGCGACAGCACCAGTTGGAGAATTCCGATGGCGAGCCCCACAGCCATTTCCTGCATGGCAGGGCGTAAAGGATGCAATCAAGTTTTGCGCAGATTGTGCCCAGGCAGGCTGGCCACGACAGGCGGGTAAGATCCGGGAAAACACATCGGAAGATTGTCTGTTTCTAAACATATGGAAGCCTAGTGCAGCCAAGCCGGGAGCCAAACTACCTGTCATGGTATGGATTTACGGAGGCGGGTTTGTGGGCGGTGGAAGTTCTTACCCTGAAACTTTCGGCACTCAGTTTGCCAAACAAGGCGTCATTCTGGTGAATTTCAATTATCGCCTGGGGCGGCTTGGGCATTTTGCGTTCCCTGCATTAAGCGCTGAGCATCCCAATGAGCCCAAAGGGAGCTATGCCTATATGGATCAGATCGCGGCGCTTAAATGGGTGCAGCAGAATATTGCCGCATTTGGTGGTGATCCAAAGAATGTGACGATTTTTGGAGAATCGGCTGGTGGTGTTTCAGTGCATTCGTTGCTGACGATCCCATCTGCGAAAGGCCTTTTTCAAAAGGCAATTATCGAGTCGGGCGGTGGCCGCGACGGCGTGTTGTCAAGCAGGCCGATCAGTAAGGAAAACGCCGATAAATACTATCCTGTTTCAGCTGAGACAATAGGTGTAAACTTTGCCGCTAAACACGATATCCAGGGTAAGGATGCAGAAGCTTTGGCCAAACTCCGCTCACTTTCTGTGGAAGATATTGTCGATAATGGACAAGAAAGCAATGGCCAGGGCGGGGCGCTGATTTATGCAGGGCCGATCCTGGACGGAAAATTAGTTGTAGAGACATTCGAGAGTGCATATAAGGCTGGCAGGCAGATCCGTGTTCCAATCATCATTGGTTCGAATAGTGCAGAAGTACCGGCTGGCTTTGTGAATGCAAAGTCAAAGGATGAATTGCTCGCCCAATTTGAGCCCGTACGCAAGGAAATGGTCATAGCCTATGATCCGGATGGTAAAGCAGACTTTGCCCAAATGCTTTCGATGGTCAACACCGATAAAGTTTGGGCAAAGCCAGCCAGGTTTACAGCAAGTGCGGTAACAGCCAAAGGTGACAAAGCCTACGTTTATCTTTTCTCCTATGTTGCAGCTGCTATGCAACAGCGGATGCGTTTTGGCGCAGGACATGCTTCCGAAATCGCTTATGTTTTTGGCAATCTGATGGAGCGCAACGGAGCTACAATTGCACCAACAGACAAACAGGTTGCTACGATGATGAACACGTATTGGGCCAATTTTGCTAAGACATCAGACCCGAATGGTAAGGGCTTACCAAAGTGGCCGGTTTATGATCCAGGGAAAAACGAAATCATTGAGTTCCGCTCTGACGGCTCGGCTATGGGCGGGCCCGACCCTAAGAAAGCACGGCTTGATGTGATGCAGAAGGCTGCGAAGAAATAG
- a CDS encoding helix-turn-helix domain-containing protein: MEDIIRFETVNQYNAFNQQETLHPLVTVIDLSTASPRNKTSQYMGCYGIFLKDVVCGDLRYGKEYYDYQEGTLVFMSPGQVFTVENDGELYQPKGHALVFHPDLLLGTSLNGKMQEFSFFGYQVNEALHLSQRERQIVMDCFGKIKYELEHAIDKHSRKLIVANLELFLDYCIRFYDRQFLTRDTIHRGILAKFEALLSSYFSSEKPQTIGLPSVSYCAEELNLSAKYFGDLIKKETGQTAQEYIQMKVIEAAKERIFSSDKTVNEIAFELGFKYPQHFSRLFKQRIGQTPNEYRILSNLN, from the coding sequence ATGGAAGACATCATTCGTTTCGAAACTGTAAACCAATACAATGCATTTAACCAGCAGGAAACATTGCACCCGCTAGTAACTGTGATTGATTTGTCAACCGCAAGTCCCAGAAACAAGACCAGCCAATACATGGGCTGCTACGGGATTTTCTTAAAAGATGTCGTCTGTGGTGATCTTCGTTACGGGAAAGAATATTATGATTATCAGGAAGGCACGCTGGTCTTCATGTCTCCTGGACAGGTTTTCACCGTAGAAAATGATGGGGAGCTCTATCAACCCAAAGGCCACGCGCTCGTCTTTCATCCTGATCTGCTTTTAGGTACGTCACTGAACGGAAAGATGCAGGAATTTTCCTTTTTTGGTTATCAGGTCAATGAAGCGCTGCATTTGTCCCAGCGTGAAAGGCAGATAGTGATGGATTGTTTTGGCAAGATCAAGTATGAGCTCGAACATGCCATCGATAAACACAGCAGAAAACTCATTGTCGCTAACCTTGAACTGTTCCTTGATTATTGCATACGGTTTTACGACAGGCAGTTTCTTACGCGCGATACCATACACAGGGGAATCCTGGCAAAATTTGAGGCCCTTTTAAGCAGCTATTTTAGCTCAGAGAAACCTCAAACTATTGGCTTGCCGTCTGTCTCGTATTGCGCCGAAGAGCTCAACTTGTCAGCAAAATACTTTGGTGACCTGATCAAGAAAGAAACCGGCCAGACTGCCCAGGAATACATTCAAATGAAGGTGATTGAAGCCGCCAAGGAAAGGATATTTAGTAGCGACAAAACCGTTAACGAAATCGCCTTTGAACTGGGCTTTAAATATCCCCAGCATTTTAGCCGCCTATTCAAACAGCGGATCGGGCAAACTCCAAATGAATACAGGATTTTAAGCAATCTCAATTAA
- a CDS encoding sensor histidine kinase, giving the protein MDRRLEKPYGRAWFVVMILAPGNFIDPTCAKASPLLPILQDLVSSSNERITRKIREYNDALASGDSLKIAEQGYQLGKAYMGVGEQLVAQKYFIQALRIWESRRGWESMSKIYLRLAEYHIRLKHEREAFENARLAMHFAKLGGVRHNLMGANVVMGGAFALHSEMKGSNKAYGDSSDYHYNEALGLALALGNPVDIANLYSLYGPGLNEADRIKHVSNLKKANVIFTREKLVTEIITTRNRLADAYLNVHNTALAKQWLQQARYVMDTSRFHSFELRSNLLKSSATLCEQMANYKQALAYYKDYHDLAAKALTEDREGAVSRLSVEYETEKKAAMLASQKKELALQAENLKSQKWLTRLAMILSLSAIGFGGVFYWLYRKYRRTSNQNQLLVAEQNHRVKNNLQQITSLLSLQSNRMQDDSAGKQVLEESLLRIHAVSLVHQRLYDGNQPVQVDLAEYIPRLAASVFKIFGMESFQPQYLVEKIWLHADQAASFGLILNEMMTNACKYALPHQQEPSLMISCVQQGESIVFEMKDNGPGFSYESVKKGFGLQLIAVLAGRLKAELSASKEGNHFTLVFEP; this is encoded by the coding sequence ATGGATAGAAGATTAGAAAAGCCGTATGGCCGTGCATGGTTTGTCGTGATGATATTAGCGCCAGGTAATTTCATAGATCCAACCTGTGCAAAGGCTTCTCCGCTATTACCCATTTTGCAAGATCTTGTGTCGAGCTCAAACGAAAGGATCACCAGAAAGATCCGGGAATACAATGACGCGCTTGCAAGCGGAGATTCGTTGAAGATTGCGGAGCAGGGCTACCAGTTGGGTAAAGCTTATATGGGAGTAGGAGAGCAGCTCGTGGCCCAAAAATATTTTATTCAGGCCCTAAGGATCTGGGAGTCTCGCCGCGGATGGGAAAGCATGAGCAAAATATATTTAAGACTGGCAGAATATCATATTCGTCTGAAACATGAAAGAGAGGCATTTGAGAATGCCCGTCTGGCAATGCATTTTGCAAAGCTAGGTGGTGTCCGTCACAATTTAATGGGAGCAAACGTAGTGATGGGGGGAGCTTTTGCACTCCATAGTGAAATGAAAGGTAGTAACAAGGCTTATGGTGATAGCTCGGATTATCACTATAACGAAGCGCTGGGGCTGGCATTGGCGTTAGGAAATCCAGTTGACATTGCCAATCTTTATTCACTTTACGGGCCTGGCCTAAACGAAGCGGATCGCATCAAGCATGTTTCCAATCTCAAAAAAGCAAATGTGATCTTTACCCGAGAAAAATTAGTTACGGAGATAATCACTACAAGAAATAGATTAGCAGATGCCTATCTCAACGTACACAACACGGCATTAGCGAAGCAGTGGTTGCAACAGGCTCGTTATGTTATGGACACTTCACGATTCCATAGCTTTGAGCTAAGGAGTAACCTACTCAAGTCCTCCGCCACTCTTTGCGAACAAATGGCTAATTATAAACAAGCATTGGCTTACTACAAGGATTATCATGATCTGGCCGCAAAAGCACTGACTGAGGATCGGGAAGGAGCCGTGTCACGTCTTTCGGTCGAATATGAAACTGAAAAAAAAGCAGCAATGCTTGCTTCCCAAAAGAAGGAGCTTGCACTTCAGGCGGAAAATTTAAAGTCTCAAAAATGGCTGACGCGGCTCGCTATGATACTGAGCCTTTCGGCGATAGGTTTTGGTGGGGTATTTTACTGGCTCTATCGCAAATACCGCCGCACCAGCAATCAGAATCAGCTATTGGTAGCCGAACAGAACCACCGGGTAAAAAATAATCTTCAACAAATTACCAGCCTGCTTTCGTTGCAATCCAACCGCATGCAGGACGATAGCGCTGGAAAACAGGTTTTGGAAGAAAGTCTACTGCGTATTCATGCAGTGTCATTGGTCCACCAGCGGCTCTATGATGGCAATCAACCCGTTCAGGTCGATCTGGCAGAGTACATTCCCCGGCTCGCTGCCAGTGTATTTAAGATTTTTGGAATGGAGTCATTCCAGCCGCAATATCTGGTGGAGAAAATATGGCTGCATGCGGATCAAGCGGCGTCGTTTGGTTTAATCCTCAACGAGATGATGACGAACGCCTGCAAATATGCGCTCCCACATCAGCAAGAGCCCAGTTTAATGATCTCATGTGTTCAGCAAGGCGAAAGCATTGTCTTTGAAATGAAAGATAACGGGCCGGGATTCAGCTATGAGTCAGTGAAAAAAGGCTTTGGCCTTCAACTGATAGCCGTTTTGGCGGGACGATTGAAAGCAGAATTATCTGCCAGCAAGGAGGGTAACCACTTTACGCTGGTATTTGAACCCTAA
- a CDS encoding cupin domain-containing protein codes for MQRSKGLNRLLLAFLLTLTHIFVSAQVKDARSPSTSIFPKGQLAPASNFTGKAWVHPLIPADSVFNIPVSSVTFEPGARTYWHSHGGGQGIIAIDGVGYYQEKGKPIQVLRKGDAVKCPPGTPHWHGASPETGFVQMAVTPNHANGRVKWLQPVTAAEYTNTK; via the coding sequence ATGCAGCGATCAAAAGGACTGAACCGTTTGCTGTTAGCATTCCTGCTGACGCTCACGCATATTTTTGTAAGCGCCCAGGTAAAAGATGCCCGGTCGCCGAGCACGTCGATTTTTCCAAAAGGACAGCTGGCCCCAGCTAGCAATTTCACTGGAAAAGCATGGGTTCACCCATTGATACCAGCTGATAGCGTATTCAACATCCCGGTGTCTTCTGTGACCTTTGAGCCAGGTGCCAGGACCTATTGGCATTCACATGGAGGTGGCCAGGGAATTATCGCCATCGATGGTGTTGGCTATTATCAGGAAAAAGGCAAACCCATCCAAGTCCTAAGAAAAGGTGATGCGGTGAAATGCCCACCCGGCACGCCGCATTGGCACGGCGCTTCTCCCGAAACTGGCTTTGTTCAAATGGCAGTGACGCCTAATCATGCTAACGGAAGGGTTAAGTGGCTCCAACCGGTAACGGCTGCTGAATATACCAATACCAAGTGA